One stretch of Punica granatum isolate Tunisia-2019 chromosome 5, ASM765513v2, whole genome shotgun sequence DNA includes these proteins:
- the LOC116207864 gene encoding uncharacterized protein LOC116207864, whose amino-acid sequence MSDHPRLSNLRSTAAILKTAYASFNSNPVLFLFLSLLLFSFRSFVETGSHLVISYIDRDPTLRSLLSRLDLSSSASPARHQIRHDRRPRHRPFPHLTRVGTLDDDLFSEATASDLRSPFSTRVLNPPNGTLVILSDFRPDSGFSPNVVDNGIRFQEIVRPGIKLKVHDSLLLSSDSSELDDKQNVDKRQTSGEQEFDRAVDLQFFIKGLEMGHREAAAFFFLISFLSAAYGWVILGFLVTYSWAFGAVFVAVVNDLQGRFSSLFGVLWEGSRLGLRRLSGFILMRWAVRDTLTQLLGLWFFGEIEDQYSFFKLFVRLKLMPFSVMLPWVRGFDREISWFLFAWFLIDTVIAYVFALDAWIAIVDSRKSGREIVKEGCYLVLTMFSQAVQLKCLEAILCGTFVRWVLARVLGRVFASVVQSTMEVYFMVVWLFFYLSTRCRDANSEGRRFELRELEAAFRGVR is encoded by the coding sequence ATGAGCGACCACCCTCGTCTGAGCAACCTTCGCTCCACCGCTGCGATCCTCAAGACCGCCTACGCCTCCTTCAACTCCAACCCCGTCCTGTTCCTGTTCCTttccctcctcctcttctcatTCCGTTCATTTGTCGAGACTGGGTCCCACCTCGTCATCTCTTACATCGACCGCGATCCTACTCTCAGATCCCTTCTCTCCCGCCTCGACCTCTCCTCTTCGGCCTCCCCCGCCCGCCACCAGATCCGTCACGACCGTCGCCCTCGCCACCGCCCCTTCCCCCACCTCACCCGCGTTGGCACCCTCGACGACGACCTCTTCTCCGAGGCCACTGCCAGTGACCTTCGCTCCCCGTTCTCCACCAGAGTCCTCAACCCCCCCAATGGCACCCTCGTGATCCTCTCCGACTTCAGGCCGGATTCCGGCTTCTCCCCCAACGTCGTCGATAACGGGATCCGCTTCCAAGAAATCGTGCGCCCCGGCATCAAATTGAAGGTCCATGATAGTCTGCTGCTGTCGTCAGACAGCAGCGAATTGGACGATAAACAAAATGTTGATAAGCGACAGACCTCAGGTGAGCAAGAATTCGATAGAGCGGTTGACTTGCAATTCTTCATCAAGGGTTTGGAGATGGGTCACCGCGAGGCTGCTGCGTTCTTCTTCCTCATTAGCTTCTTGTCTGCAGCTTATGGTTGGGTCATTCTTGGGTTCCTGGTCACATATTCTTGGGCATTTGGTGCCGTGTTTGTTGCCGTTGTTAACGATCTGCAAGGGAGGTTCAGTTCACTCTTTGGGGTTTTATGGGAAGGCTCCAGACTCGGCCTCAGGAGGCTCTCGGGTTTCATATTGATGCGCTGGGCTGTTCGGGATACTCTGACCCAGCTTCTCGGCTTGTGGTTTTTCGGGGAAATCGAGGATCAGTACTCTTTCTTCAAGTTGTTTGTGAGGCTGAAGCTGATGCCTTTTTCTGTCATGTTGCCATGGGTCCGGGGCTTTGATAGGGAGATCTCCTGGTTCTTGTTTGCGTGGTTCTTGATCGACACAGTGATTGCATATGTGTTTGCATTGGATGCATGGATTGCTATAGTAGATTCGAGGAAGAGTGGGAGGGAGATTGTTAAGGAAGGGTGTTACTTGGTGCTGACAATGTTCAGTCAGGCTGTTCAGTTGAAATGCCTCGAGGCTATCCTCTGTGGGACTTTTGTGAGGTGGGTTTTGGCTCGAGTGTTGGGTAGGGTCTTTGCTTCAGTTGTTCAGTCGACCATGGAAGTCTACTTTATGGTGGTGTGGCTGTTCTTTTACTTGTCGACTAGATGCAGGGATGCCAACTCTGAAGGGAGGAGATTCGAGCTTAGAGAACTTGAAGCAGCTTTTCGGGGTGTGAGATGA
- the LOC116208238 gene encoding pentatricopeptide repeat-containing protein At2g37230, with product MAHISLSKLHHSYPNSLPGSSTRLCLNLLRFCSSSTDEPPAASVSVADPGPTPAPESEPAAAPGPAREAPMQRPLRGKPRPPEKLEDVICRMMANRAWTTRLQNSIRSIVPEFDHSLVYNVLHGARKPDHALQFFRWVERSGLFRHDRETHLKIMEILGRAKMLNHARCILLDMPQKGLQWDEDMFVVLIESYGRAGIVQEAVKLFLKMKELGVERTIKSYDMVFKVILRRGRYMMAKRYFNAMLDEGIEPTRHTYNIMIWGFFLSLRLETALRFFEDMKSRGISPDVVTYDTMINGFIRFKKMDEAEKSFTEMKGKNITPNVISYTTMIKGYVSVGQVDDGLRVLEEMRSLGIKPNAVTYSTLLPGLCEAEKMAEARSILDEMVNRYIAPKDNSIFEKLLTCQCKSGDLDAAVDVLKGMIRLSIPTEAGHYGILIENLCKHGVYDRAINLLDKLMEKDIILRPQSTLDMQPEAYNRMIEYLCNNGQTGKAEIFFRQLMKKGVQDSEAFNNLIRGHSKEGSPEPAFEILKIMDRRGVPRGTDSYRLLIESCLRKGEPADAKTALDSMMESGHLPDSSLFRSVMQSLFEDGRVQTASRVMKAMVEKGVLENMDLVAKILTALLMRGHVEEALGRIDLLMQSGIAPDFDSLLSHLCEKGKTIASLKLLDFSLERDCSIEISSYEKVLDGLLTAGKTLNAYSILCKLMEKGGVTDWSNCKDLIKSLNQEGYTKQADVISRMRGGEKSRVSKKGKKESPVGA from the coding sequence ATGGCGCACATCTCTTTGTCAAAGCTTCACCATTCATACCCCAACTCTCTCCCCGGAAGCTCcactcgcttgtgcctcaacCTCCTCCGTTTCTGCTCCTCCTCAACCGATGAGCCACCGGCCGCCTCTGTCAGTGTCGCGGACCCTGGCCCGACGCCAGCACCGGAGTCCGAACCGGCAGCTGCGCCTGGACCAGCTCGGGAGGCCCCGATGCAGCGACCTCTTCGAGGTAAGCCCCGACCTCCTGAGAAACTCGAGGATGTGATATGCCGCATGATGGCGAATAGGGCCTGGACCACCCGTTTGCAGAACTCGATCCGGTCGATAGTGCCCGAGTTCGACCACTCCCTGGTGTACAACGTACTGCACGGGGCCCGTAAGCCCGATCACGCGCTACAGTTCTTCCGGTGGGTCGAGCGGTCTGGCCTGTTCCGGCACGACCGGGAGACTCACTTGAAGATCATGGAGATTCTTGGCAGGGCCAAGATGCTCAACCACGCCCGGTGCATCCTGCTCGACATGCCCCAGAAGGGCTTGCAGTGGGACGAGGACATGTTTGTAGTCCTGATCGAGAGCTACGGAAGAGCCGGGATAGTTCAGGAAGCGGTGAAGTTGTTCTTAAAGATGAAGGAGTTGGGTGTAGAGAGGACCATTAAGAGCTATGATATGGTGTTCAAGGTGATCTTGAGGCGGGGCCGGTATATGATGGCTAAGAGGTACTTCAATGCTATGTTGGATGAAGGAATCGAGCCCACTCGCCACACTTACAATATCATGATCTGGGGGTTCTTTCTGTCTTTGAGGCTTGAGACTGCTCTCCGGTTTTTCGAGGACATGAAGAGCAGAGGGATTTCTCCCGACGTGGTTACTTATGATACGATGATTAATGGGTTTATCCGGTTCAAGAAGATGGATGAGGCGGAGAAGTCGTTTACGGAGATGAAAGGGAAGAATATTACCCCTAATGTCATCAGTTACACTACAATGATCAAAGGGTATGTCTCAGTGGGTCAGGTCGATGATGGGCTGAGAGTGCTTGAGGAGATGAGGTCGCTCGGGATTAAGCCCAATGCAGTCACCTACTCCACTCTGTTGCCTGGACTCTGTGAAGCAGAGAAAATGGCAGAGGCACGAAGTATTCTGGATGAGATGGTGAATAGGTACATTGCTCCAAAAGATAACTCGATATTTGAGAAGTTGTTAACTTGCCAGTGCAAGTCAGGTGATCTGGATGCGGCTGTCGATGTTCTCAAGGGGATGATTCGACTTAGCATTCCTACGGAAGCGGGACATTATGGGATCTTAATTGAGAACTTGTGCAAGCACGGGGTGTATGATAGAGCGATTAACTTATTGGATAAGCTCATGGAGAAGGATATTATTTTGAGGCCGCAGAGTACGCTCGATATGCAGCCTGAAGCTTATAACCGAATGATTGAATACCTCTGCAACAATGGGCAAACAGGAAAAGCTGAGATCTTTTTCCGGCAGTTGATGAAGAAGGGTGTTCAAGATTCTGAGGCCTTCAATAATTTAATCCGCGGTCACTCTAAAGAAGGGAGTCCCGAGCCTGCTTTCGAGATCTTGAAGATCATGGACCGGAGAGGGGTGCCTAGGGGCACGGATTCTTATAGACTGCTTATAGAGAGTTGCTTGAGGAAAGGAGAACCAGCTGATGCGAAAACAGCTCTTGATAGTATGATGGAGAGTGGGCACCTTCCTGATTCATCCCTCTTTAGGTCTGTGATGCAGAGCCTCTTCGAGGACGGGAGGGTTCAGACCGCGAGCAGGGTGATGAAGGCCATGGTGGAGAAAGGCGTGCTGGAGAACATGGACTTGGTTGCAAAGATCCTTACGGCTCTCCTCATGAGAGGCCATGTGGAGGAAGCTCTCGGGAGAATTGACCTATTGATGCAAAGCGGGATTGCCCCTGATTTCGATAGCCTTCTATCTCACCTCTGTGAGAAGGGGAAGACTATTGCGTCGCTCAAGCTGTTAGATTTCAGTTTGGAGAGGGACTGTTCAATTGAGATTTCAAGCTATGAAAAGGTCCTCGATGGTCTTCTAACTGCGGGAAAGACTCTCAACGCGTACTCCATCCTGTGCAAGTTGATGGAGAAAGGTGGGGTCACGGACTGGAGCAATTGCAAGGATTTGATCAAGAGCCTTAATCAGGAAGGGTACACGAAGCAAGCCGATGTTATCTCGAGAATGAGGGG